The window TCGAAACTGCGCAAGACCGACGTCGACACGGCTAGAAAGCACCGCAAACAGGCGTTCGCCCGGCTGGCCGACATCGTCGAACAGGTCGGGGACGAACTGCTGTACATCAACCAGTCGCGCAACGACCTGCGCGACCTCCCCGAGATCAACCCCGAGGAGCCGACGATCGTCGTCGCCGGCTACCCGAACGTCGGGAAGTCCTCGTTCGTCAACGACGTGACCAACGCGCGCGGGGAGACCGCTTCCTATCCCTTTACGACCAGGGGGATCGGACTGGGCCACTTCACCCGCGATCACATCCGTCACCAGATCGTCGACACGCCGGGGCTGCTCGACCGCCCGCCACAGGATCGCAACGAGATCGAATCCCAGGCCGTCAGCGCCCTCGAGCACCTCGGCGACTGCATCCTCGTCCTCGTCGACGCGAGCGAGGAGTGTGGCTACCCGCTGGCCGACCAGCTCGAGTTGCGCGACGCCGTCGCCGACCAGTTCGGCGACATCCCGGTGCTCACCGTGTGTAACAAGGCCGATCGCTCGCGAGACGTCGAGGCCGACTACTACATGAGCATCGAAACCGGCGAGGGCGTCGAAGAGGTGCTCCAGGCTGCCATCGACGTCATCGATTTCCAGCCGGAGTTGCCGTCTCGAGACCGTTAGCGCACGTTTTCTCTTCCCGGATGATCAGGCATCGGTCTCGGTATCGGCCTCGGCCTCGTCCTCGTCCTCGGAGACGATCCGAACCACCACCTCGTCGGTGCCCCAGCCAGCGTCCACGGTGACGCGAACGGTCTCGTCGACGTCGTCCTCGTCGGCGAGTTCCTCGAACGATAGGGCGGTCGCGTTCTCGCCGTCCGCATCCGTCGTTCCCGCTGTTCGCGTGAGGCTGATCTCCTCGCGGGTGTCATCGGGGATCGAATACGTGACGTCCACGCCGTCTTGAACCGGATCGGTGCCCATCGTCAGCGTCAGGTTCGCCTCGCTGGCGGCGACGGCACACTCACCGTCCTCGCACGTCGCCGGCGGCTGATCGGCCAGCCAGAAGGCCTCCCGGTGGGCGAACTCGAGCGTCGAGCGGGCGCCGTCGAGGGTGGCGACGAGCCGGTGTGGGCCGGGCTCGATGGTGCGATCGATCGTGACCTCGAAGACGGCTCCTTCGCGCCAGTGGTCGCCGTCGACGACAGTTCGATCGGTGATGGCACCGTCGGAGACGTACTACCCGTCGAGCAGGACGTCGAGTGCGTCCGGCTCGAGGGTCGTTTTGCCGACGCTTTTCACGTACAGGGTGACGGTTTCGGTGTCGCCGTCGTAGGTCGCTCCAGACTCTGGATCGTTGATGATCGTCAGGTCGGTCTCGAGGCTGCCTGCTCGCGCTCGTTCTCGTCGTCGATCGCCTGCGCGTACAGGCCGGCTTCGGTGACTAGCACCCCGGCGGCGATGGTCGCCGCGCTCACGACGGCGAGAAAGAGGATCAGGTGGGTGATCGAGATGCGGGCCATTGGGTCTCGCTCGAGTTGCTGTGTCGGGTGGCCCTCGTGTCGCCCGTTGTCGTCGTATCGATCCCGTGAGACGACATCTGGCGCTCGAGGGTCAGGACTGCGCTCGAGACACTAGCCGAACGGGGGCGGGATAATCC of the Natronosalvus vescus genome contains:
- a CDS encoding NOG1 family protein yields the protein MIFEDLPTTPTSEELIDKAFSRASRAGRAQKGLDAQQSMLQTAANIISDNLENVVTSWPDFSYDVHPFYYELADAIVDVDRLRQSLSEVTWASRKAREIHEEYQSKLRKTDVDTARKHRKQAFARLADIVEQVGDELLYINQSRNDLRDLPEINPEEPTIVVAGYPNVGKSSFVNDVTNARGETASYPFTTRGIGLGHFTRDHIRHQIVDTPGLLDRPPQDRNEIESQAVSALEHLGDCILVLVDASEECGYPLADQLELRDAVADQFGDIPVLTVCNKADRSRDVEADYYMSIETGEGVEEVLQAAIDVIDFQPELPSRDR
- a CDS encoding flagellin codes for the protein MARISITHLILFLAVVSAATIAAGVLVTEAGLYAQAIDDENEREQAASRPT